One stretch of Glycine soja cultivar W05 chromosome 7, ASM419377v2, whole genome shotgun sequence DNA includes these proteins:
- the LOC114418693 gene encoding NDR1/HIN1-like protein 10: MCCRNRFIACTCCIIITLFFMFIISIIVCISPSSVKFHVTDASLTQFNLTSNNTLYYNLKVNVTVRNPNKHTIVYYRRITVISWYKDNAFGWVSLTPFDQGHKNTTFLQAVFEGQRVIKLKSKQLGEYKDETSVGIYKDLAVDFDLRIRAKYGKFKSSRFNTPIVQCRRLRVPLISNGKSVPPFSVTRCKSASFFSDRDAPDVDG, encoded by the coding sequence ATGTGTTGCAGAAACCGCTTCATCGCCTGCACCTGCTGCATAATCATCACCCTCTTCTTCATGTTCATAATTTCCATCATCGTCTGCATCTCACCCTCAAGTGTCAAGTTCCATGTAACCGATGCCTCCCTAACACAATTCAACCTCACAAGCAACAACACTTTGTATTACAACTTGAAGGTCAACGTCACAGTGAGAAACCCCAACAAGCACACCATAGTGTACTATAGGAGGATCACAGTAATTTCTTGGTACAAAGATAATGCTTTTGGTTGGGTGAGCTTAACACCCTTTGACCAAGGCCACAAGAACACAACCTTCCTTCAAGCAGTGTTTGAAGGGCAGAGGGTGATTAAGCTCAAATCTAAACAACTTGGTGAGTATAAAGATGAGACAAGTGTTGGGATTTACAAGGACCTTGCTGTGGATTTTGATCTTAGAATCAGAGCCAAGTATGGAAAGTTCAAGAGTAGTCGTTTCAATACACCCATTGTTCAGTGTCGCCGATTGAGGGTTCCTTTGATTTCTAATGGTAAATCAGTACCTCCTTTTAGTGTCACCAGATGCAAAAGTGCTTCTTTCTTCTCAGATCGTGATGCGCCTGATGTTGATGGATAG